In the Vanessa cardui chromosome 10, ilVanCard2.1, whole genome shotgun sequence genome, one interval contains:
- the LOC124533088 gene encoding uncharacterized protein LOC124533088, with protein sequence MDELKWETLSSSDEELYTSDKSSATLRKKISDGIKFLELRPVKFTVWRLFAVNSSLLLTILSVFISYTIVLLQFIQLSSTAEMDRGAMGLLLKISRPVGIAPVKYAPEFQVSRPLGLVADNFIKICAVTVLSLVAVIGVFTAPARMTSMDNYFKRLNQMQRTQDLIISGKSKENEREVEHELELFSRILILSNVFISYSPLSMFTIDRPLMVKMFGGLTTYLVIILQYGDQKEHLSHVYNNVTGGM encoded by the exons GTGCTACATTACGGAAGAAGATTTCGGATGGAATAAAATTCCTGGAACTTCGTCCAGTTAAGTTCACCGTCTGGCGCCTGTTCGCCGTCAACTCGTCGCTGCTGCTGACTATCCTCAGCGTCTTCATCTCGTACACGATCGTGTTATTGCAATTCATTCAA CTGTCCAGTACTGCAGAAATGGACCGCGGCGCGATGGGGTTGTTGCTGAAGATCTCGCGCCCGGTAGGCATCGCTCCCGTCAAGTATGCACCGGAATTCCAAGTCTCGCGCCCTTTG GGTCTTGTAGCAGATAACTTCATTAAGATATGTGCGGTAACTGTACTCTCTTTAGTGGCTGTAATAGGAGTATTTACTGCTCCGGCGAGAATGACTAGTATGGATAATTACTTCAAAAGGCTCAATCag ATGCAACGAACGCAGGACTTGATCATCAGTGGGAAGTCCAAGGAAAACGAAAGAGAGGTGGAACATGAGCTGGAGCTGTTCTCTCGGATTCTAATACTCAGTAACGTATTTATTAGCTACTCGCCGCTCAGCATGTTCACTATTGACAGACCGCTCATGGTGAAG atgttTGGCGGTTTGACAACATACttggttataattttgcagTATGGAGACCAGAAAGAACACTTAAGTCATGTTTACAATAACGTGACTGGTGGAATGTGA